From Pedobacter africanus, the proteins below share one genomic window:
- a CDS encoding secretin and TonB N-terminal domain-containing protein: MKRILLIIFFCLPLLLAAQQNQQERIDALEKKLVGLSAFVPGLKQKVQLGLSGASIQEFLRAVAQANQLNINVDPMLNIKVSNNFTNENALNVILFLAKNYNLEVNVIGSIITVSPYNPPVIKAPYVPKVIAMKYNAVANTLSMELNNDSLAMVARKVSQLSGKNVVVPVALNAKVVSGFFNEAPLETALEKLAFANELKLTKTSDNVYVFQGLQEGEEVFINADKNTDVRKNLKPSAAGAGGGKGTFNLSGKSVTNDKGAGSAKLLSIDAVNTPIIDLVKSAAAETNVNFFLYSDLKGSISTKVNNITFDNFLTAMFNGTDYTYKVDNGVYLIGDRKLEGLRKNKVLQLQYRAVDTIMNMIPSEWKKGVDIKEFKEQNTLLLSGSGPQLAEIESYVRELDKLVPMVLIEVTMLDIRKGHTTKTGIEAGLADSVVKTRGTVLSGVDMTLGAGSINNLLGKIGTGSVFNIGKVTPNFYVKLNALEANNNIEIRQVPKLATLNGHTANLSIGTTRYYVTKTQNVFSSVNTQTVFTEQFNKVDANLAIGISPVVSGDDQVTLKIKVEISDFIGTPPANAPPPTSTSKFESIIRAHNEDMIVLGGMERSEKSDSGSGVPLLSRIPILKWLFSSREQTKSKVVTLVFIKPTIIYQ, encoded by the coding sequence ATGAAACGAATATTATTGATCATTTTCTTTTGCCTGCCCTTGTTGCTTGCTGCACAGCAAAACCAGCAGGAACGTATTGATGCATTGGAAAAGAAACTGGTGGGCCTCTCGGCATTTGTGCCGGGGCTAAAGCAAAAGGTCCAGCTGGGCCTTTCTGGAGCCTCCATACAGGAGTTCCTGAGGGCCGTGGCACAGGCCAACCAGCTCAACATCAACGTAGACCCGATGCTGAACATCAAGGTGTCTAACAATTTTACCAATGAGAACGCCTTGAATGTAATCCTGTTCCTGGCCAAAAACTACAACCTGGAAGTGAATGTGATCGGCTCCATCATTACCGTATCGCCCTATAATCCGCCTGTAATTAAAGCGCCCTATGTGCCTAAGGTAATTGCCATGAAATACAATGCAGTGGCAAACACTTTGTCTATGGAGCTCAATAACGATAGCCTGGCAATGGTAGCCCGTAAGGTAAGCCAGCTTTCGGGCAAGAACGTAGTGGTGCCGGTAGCGTTGAACGCTAAGGTAGTGAGCGGGTTTTTTAACGAAGCCCCGCTGGAAACCGCTTTAGAGAAACTGGCCTTTGCCAATGAGCTGAAGCTAACCAAAACAAGCGACAATGTTTACGTTTTCCAGGGTTTGCAGGAAGGTGAGGAAGTGTTTATCAATGCCGATAAAAATACAGATGTACGCAAAAACCTGAAACCATCAGCTGCGGGAGCTGGGGGAGGGAAAGGTACTTTTAACCTCTCCGGCAAGAGCGTTACCAACGATAAGGGTGCTGGCAGTGCCAAACTCCTGAGCATCGATGCGGTAAACACACCCATTATAGACCTGGTGAAATCGGCCGCTGCCGAAACTAATGTCAACTTTTTCCTGTATTCCGACCTGAAAGGCAGCATCAGCACCAAAGTGAACAACATCACTTTTGATAACTTCCTGACGGCCATGTTTAACGGTACCGATTATACCTATAAGGTAGACAACGGCGTGTACCTTATTGGCGACAGGAAACTGGAAGGCCTGCGCAAAAACAAAGTGCTGCAGCTGCAGTACCGTGCGGTAGATACCATCATGAACATGATCCCTTCGGAATGGAAAAAGGGGGTAGACATTAAAGAATTTAAAGAACAGAATACCCTGCTGCTTTCGGGTTCCGGGCCCCAGCTTGCAGAGATTGAAAGTTATGTAAGGGAACTGGATAAGCTGGTGCCCATGGTACTGATAGAGGTAACCATGCTCGACATCCGCAAAGGCCATACCACCAAAACCGGTATTGAAGCCGGATTGGCAGACTCTGTAGTCAAAACCAGGGGTACGGTGCTTTCCGGTGTAGACATGACCCTGGGGGCCGGATCCATCAACAACCTGCTTGGAAAAATAGGCACGGGCAGCGTGTTCAACATTGGCAAGGTAACGCCCAATTTTTATGTGAAACTGAATGCCCTGGAAGCCAATAATAACATAGAGATCAGGCAGGTGCCTAAACTGGCCACACTGAACGGGCATACCGCTAACCTGAGTATAGGTACAACCCGTTACTACGTTACCAAAACGCAAAACGTGTTCTCATCGGTAAACACACAGACGGTTTTTACCGAGCAGTTTAACAAGGTTGATGCAAACCTAGCCATCGGTATTAGTCCGGTAGTTTCAGGCGACGACCAGGTTACGTTGAAAATAAAGGTAGAGATATCGGATTTCATAGGTACCCCACCGGCCAATGCACCACCGCCAACATCAACCAGCAAGTTTGAATCGATTATCAGGGCGCACAACGAAGACATGATTGTGCTTGGCGGGATGGAGCGTTCCGAGAAATCGGACAGCGGAAGCGGTGTACCCTTGTTGTCGCGCATTCCTATCCTGAAATGGCTTTTCAGCAGCAGGGAGCAAACCAAATCCAAAGTAGTAACCCTGGTTTTTATCAAACCAACCATAATTTATCAATAA